Genomic segment of Strix uralensis isolate ZFMK-TIS-50842 chromosome 14, bStrUra1, whole genome shotgun sequence:
GCTGGAAAAGCTCCGGGCAGTGTTACGGGACCAGTTAAACCCCCACGGGCCTGCTCTTACGGCTTCTGTTCCTCCTGGGGGTGGGACGAATCTGCGAACGAGGAGCTTTTTACAAGACAGGACTTGGCAGGTGCCAGGGGACTCCCAGGAAGCTCCGATCTGTCCCGGTGGATCTGTGGAGCTTCCGgcccagcagctgctccctgcaggacGGGCCTGTGGCCGCTCACCTCCGCTCACCCCCGTGCCAGTCCTGCACCTCGtgggcagctggggaagggaccTACCGGGAAAGGAAACCATGAGGAAGCTGATCAAAAATAGAGGATGCGGCTACTTCGGGCAAAAGTCTCCATTTTCTGCTGATTATTTACTCCCTCTTCAAGAACACAGGACCCATATTGATCCAAATGCTCTAAAAGGTGTCGTCCGTACACTCTGCTACACCTGCTCAAGTTAATTCTTTTTCCTGGTAGATGATTATTACTTCACTTTTCTTGCCAGCGCCGTATCACAGTGAACTTGTACTTTATGAACATCATGAACTTGTATTTCATGAAACCCTACGACAACTTCTTGTAACTTTATTCCTGTGCAGCGGcccagagagacagaaaaggggttTGTAATTGGGCAGACGGGCACAAATACGGTAACTTGTAGGAGAGGAATTACAAACGTTCTACTAACTGGTGTGAGAAACTGCTCTGCAGGCGGATCTGGGAGCGGAGGTACGGACCAGCGCGAAGCCCAGGGCTTATGTTTTCCTCATGCGAAGTCAAGCGTCAGCAGAGGGTCAGGACCACCCTCCTGTCCTGCTACAGCTTATTTTGGGCCAATGACACTCACAATGGACGGGACAGCAAGTTCAGACACAAATTCCTAATTGAACTGACTAATTCCTTAAGAGAGCCCAAAGGAAATGGCTGCAGCAGCTCCGAGTGCTGGGAGGCCCAGAGGGGATGTGGGAGAGGAGACGCACAGCTGGAGACGGTTCCAGCTCATACACTCACCAACGCTCACCCCACACCTAtaaaaaacagacacaaaaggTACCAGAAGTAAATGGACATACTGTATTTATTGCACAAATTTCCCCTAAAATTGGGAATGGTTATTATAATACAAGTGCACATCTTGGGAAATATATACAAAAACAGAAGAGATAACAAGTATGTACATTTTACCCAGCATTTTACAAGTACCACCATCTAAATAATttagagaaagcaaaaaattgtCATAAAACATCTATAACAACTAATAGGGAAAACATACGCGAGGTGTAAAatcctttcttttaaatattttttgttcttagCAGCCCAGTGTTTGCCAATTGCAACAAAAACAAATTTGCTAATTTGTGTGCCTACTACACTTAGTTTTCAGCCAGAAAATTAAGACATGTTAATGGAGATTGGTAAtagtggaaaaaagaaatcaaacattaGTTTTCTATTCACATAAAACAATCGCGATATACTTTCTAAAAGTCGCTGCTATAGTCCTGTAAAAGATCCCTTTTTGTATTATTTAACAAATAGACATACGTACCACATTGTTCACGTACCCGAAAAGGTAACTTACAGAAAAAACCTTCCTGTCGCCCGAgggttttggttgtgttttgcCCACAATTGTGCTCAGGGGGTGGCAACAGCCCAGGAGGAAGCTGCGTCCGTGGCCGCCGGGCCTGGGCCGGGCTGAACCCGCCGTTACGCCGCCGCTGGCGGGTCGTGCTCGGCAGCAGAGAGCGGAGGAGGGAACCACCCGACAGCcaccttccctccttctcaggtGAATGCTAATTTCAAGCTGCACAAGGGCCTTTCTTGGGAGTCAAATTGAAAAATCTCGAGAGTCAAATTCAAAGCAATACCAACAATTTGCCCGATAACGTTCACTGGAGGAGAACAGGGTGTTTTTCCTGTCCCAGGGGGTGCCAGGGTGGCGGCACGTCTGCGGGGGATCCCACATCCCACACGAGGCACCGCCCCGGTGGGGGAGAATCCTCGGGGTTCCGCAGCCCCGGGACCGCAACGCCGGCGGCACCGACACCGCCAGGTTACAACTGCAAACGCTCAGAACCCTCACTATGGGCGATATAACGTGTCAGAGCAAAGAGTTAAAAATTCATATTCCGAGCTCAATCCTCTATTTCGTTAAAACTGTCTTTACACAACTGGGCCCCTACGTTTTGTGCTCATTCCAAAATTGCGTGGTGAAGAAAGGACAATTGAAGAACAGGGGAGAAACGTTTCCTTAGGTCACATGAAACACAAGTTTCTTCCCTGCAGCAGTCAGCGTTAGATTTTATACACAAGAGTTTCCAATGACACTGCCTCTCTTAATGTTTGGTTTACTTAGTAACATCGACTCAGTCCTACATGGAAAGGGGTGTGGGTTTGCCATGTAGATCATCCCTGGAACAAGAGTCTTAAGTTACAGgttttaaatattactgaaaaaacaCTCTGGGTGTGAAATCCCGGCCCCcgagaaggaagggaggagagtTTTGTCACTGACAGCGGTGGGGCAGGGATCTCTCCTATTGTTTTCAAGTTTATCAAATGGTTAAAATAGATTGGTATTTAAAATAACTCTGCAAACAACAATAGCAGGCGTGCTGTGCTACTGAAAAGATGATTACAGAATGACATATTTATAGAACTGTTTAGAGAGTTTAGCGACCAAGTGAACACGTATCTCCTACTTCTGTGGATAATCCATGGATTCCAATATACTGAACGTAATCGATGAAAACAGAACCTAAAAATCAGCAACAATAATCGGCTGCTAGGACAAATACGCAAAGAAAAGCCTATAATGAAGTGTCCAGTTAAACTGAGGTAGTAGagcctttgaaaacaaaatccaCCTACCACTGTCTATTTACATTACTTACACCAGCTTGGGTCCATCAGCTATTCGTACAACTATTGTATATACAAGGACAAAACAGTGATGGCTGAGTAAAGGAGAAATGCCgagaataaaataaacatttcctgcTGGTAATTACACAAGTGAGTAGAAAAGGGATTAGAGTCATCTGCATCAAGGGTATCtttgtcaaaaaataattttgatattaCTAGACTATGGCGTAAtcaatgttcatttttttgtagaatggttttaaaaaatatatcaatTAGTTACCTGAGTAATTAAGGGTAATAATAGTCTATTCGTTTCTTCCCGAATGCTTTGGTACAATTATTTCTAGTTCATTATTTCAAGAGCTGACTGACTGCTGTAAAAACAATATGATGTTGCAAGAACATTATAGACCTTAAAAAAGTTAGAGGTAATAGTCACGTCATTCTGGGGACCCCATGGGGAAATTTCAGCCAACGttctctttagattttttttttttttaaatcattttgatTACGTTGTGGAAGAAAAGCATCACTTAGTAGAAAGCAACATTTAAACATAATAAACAATTAATACTGGTTACAATATCCGGCCAAGAAAGGGAATCTCCATTGCTAGCTTGTCTGTTGgcctcttcctccctgtccccccctaCGCCGCCCAGGAGAAAGATCATAAATAAATTTTGGAGCTGAGTGTCATTAATGAGCTTTttacaaaacaaaccaccccccccaacccctgctCTTCCTCTGGGAAGGATCCAGAATTGGACTATGACATGAAAAAGTAGAAGTTGTTTACAAATCACTGCAGCTTGAGAATGACAGAACTTAACGAGATCCTCATCAGCAGAAGCCGGTCTGAAGACAGCTGCTGCGTTCTCTCGTTAAGTTTCTAATTGGCGAGAGCATCAGTATTCCTCAGAGCAGTTCTTCCCCACATTCCCCAGTATAAACTGCAGTTAGCCACTGTGGCAGAAACTGGTAAAAAAATGCAGATCTTCAACTTTTGCTAAAATCTTCGCTTTTCTGTGGTTGAAATCTCGGGCTTactcactttgatttttttcttttctttatccttttctATAAACGACCaagtgggagaggaaaaaagcctCCAACTGTTTGCATAACGCACAGTCACATATGGAGGGGCTGCAGCTCCACGAGCAGTTTGTTTCAGTTGCTTTAAGGAGAAAGGAGCCAGAACAAGTTGTCTTCCACTTCGTctccagagggggaaaaaagtcaacgTCTACGGCCTCTGGCATTTTAAAGCAGTATCTGGGCAACATACGGAGAGTGAGTGCTCGCTACAGCTGCCAGCAAAGGGAGGTCGCTGGATTCAATCCtaaaaggaagcagaagagtCACATTCAATCGAAGGCGAAGCGGAGCTGGGCTGGACACGTGTGTTAACAACCCCATTGCCCGCTCGAGCCCAAGCGGCTGCGAGCACCGGGACGTTCTTCGAGCCAAACTGAAGCCGATTGTGCTTCTCCCCGGCCGGTCGCGCGCTCCCACCACCAGCTGGTTCCAACAGCCCCTCCGGACGCGCCTGCTCGCGCCGCTGAGGGCAGCTCTGCGCTGCCAACGCTGCCTCAGCCCCTACCTGCCACAttgggcgctttttttttttattattatttttcacacTGGTGAGACAGCAGatggagggaggaaaagcagcagattcCTTCCTACCCTCGAAGTAAAGGAAGTTGGGGGACAAAGCGCAGGAGCAGAGGACCAGGAGAAACTCCTTCTGCAGCAGCGCTGGCACCGTGCTGCGGCTCAGCCCACGGCAGCTGCTCCCCCATCTCCGGCTCCACACGTGCTCCCTGTGCCTCCCTGCTCACCCCATACTCCTCTACAAAAAAAGATACTCAGAGCCTTCCTATAAACACCCCTTAAATAGCTACTCTGCCTGCGCCCCACACCCCCGGAGAGGTATTACGTGCCTCGCGTGGCACAGAGGGTGTTTTCTGCCATGTAGGGGAAGTCAACCTGGGGGAATGAGGTGCCCCCCGTTGCTCAGTGAGGACTGACCAACTAAGGAAGGAGTCTGATAAGCTCTGGAGTgctgagcccaccttcctgcctggagggaagagagacaGGCTGGGGGATCCTCGGGATCAAGCAATGGCTAAGGAGAAGCCTGTGGCCATGGGTGATTTATGCCACACTACAGTTCCAGTCCCATTTAGGAATCCATTTTGCTGCGCTTAGAACAAGCCCAGGCGGAGGATTTGGCACCAGGACACCCAGGGCAGCACCGCTCGGAGGAAGTTTGTGATCGTACCCCAGCACCACGCCCAGCTCCTTGACGTGAACTCTCATCTGGCCCTTGAGATACTCCGACAGCATCTTGCTTTTGAAATAGAGCTCCTGCAGCCGATCCTCCAGGTGCATAACACACTAGAAAGCAAAGGGAGTTGTGTCAGGGAGAAGACAGCGTTCTATCCAAACCGCACCCAGCCCCAGAGCCAACCAGCCCAGACCCCACACACCTCCTGCCTTTTCCGTGGCTGTGTCTAGGTCAATAATTAGCAAGACATTCTCTGGCAAGACTCTTTCTTTTGAGCAGAAGCCTCTGATTGCATGTTAAATCAGAATTAATGAGACAGCTGGCTTGATTAGAGTAGCATTTCAGTGGACAGTGCAAACAGCTACGTCACTGGCTACTGAAATTGTGACTACAGATAAATAAACTAGGCAGAACCTTACACTTTTAACCTTACTCTTTAACCTCTGTAGTGAAAGGATGCTTTAAAAACCATCACCCTCTCAACTGTCATTCAGTACTTACAAagtttggagataaattatgCTTGTAAAGCTGAAGAGTGGAATGAAGCAGGTTGGAGACGAGACTCGAGACTAACACTTCTTTTCCCAGCTTGTTATCAATCATTCGTCTCTGGCTACTGGCCACTTGCACCGTCCATTTGTCCGTGTCTGCAATAATGCAGACGGCTTCTGCGATCGGTTCATCCAGAACAGGATGctagaaacaaacaaatgaatAGCAGAACCCTGAGAATGACAAATGACAACAGTCTTTTCACAAAACATCATCATCCCGGAGAGCAGGGATAGCATCCCAGACACCGCTTCACCTAAAATACATGTGCTAAGGATTGCATTCcatctattaaaaaaacacagtaaCATGTGCTAAGGATTGCATTCCATCCATTAAAAACAGCTTTATTGTAAACAAGGCACCATCTTAAAACTTAAGTCactattttacattttcttccagGCTTGAAAGTGTGTCACTGGCTGACAACTATAACTTTTGGCATTTGATAAGAGAGTTCTGACatatctaaaatatattttaaacccCTAAAACTGAAAGTAGCAAAAATCCAACTTGCTGTTCAACACGGCTGTGTTAATGCGGGCAGTTTTACTCCCAGTTCTCACTGGTTTCCTTTCTGGCAGTGCCAGCAGAGGGAGTCAGGAGCCAAGCCTGCACCCAGCTCCATTCCTTCCAACCGGCCTTTCACCTCTCTAAAGCCATGGAGATTTTTGGAGTATTTGGATCGCCACTGTCCTTCCCCAATACATTTTTTGGGCTGGACTGTGAGGAAGCATCTCCTTCCAAAGAGCCCCACCGGCACTTCAAGTAAAATACTAACTGTGTCCTAGCCCAGTGTGAAGATACACACATAAAACCTCACTTGGTGCTCTCATGTCCTCTCAATCTTTGACTTCTGCAATTGGAATGGGAGTCTCCTGATGGACACGCACCACAGTCAAGTTCTATTTCAGACACATCCatttcacagcagcagctccctcaAGCTGTCGCCTCTGTTGCCTGAAGTTCAATTACACTTCACGAACGGCTTAAATACTCAACCAGCGCCTAGAGCGGCCGCgcagggctgggcacaggggcCAGTAAGGCGGGAGGGGCCGCAGGAGGGGCAGCTGCGCCGTCTGCGCAGGGTGTGATGCACGGTGTTAACTCGGGAGgtgtgaagaaggaaggggatgTTCCGGAGGGTCCCCAGGGAAGCAGACAGCCTGCTCAGGGGGCTGCGGGTGGGGTCTTTCCCCATTTCCTTGGGAATAAACCAGCAGGGAGCAGAATCAGGCTTTTCAGTGACAGCCCGCGTTCCGCTCCTCTCCCGGTGACTGTAAAAGGGTAGGAAGTACCACGCTTCCCAGTCACACCCCAGTTCATTCTGGGGAGAAGAGATGATTTCCAGCACACATGAGAAGTGGGAGTTCCCTTTAGGACAATTTATACTGGTTTCTCCTTGTCCGACAAAGCACTATCGGACGCTTTACAGTCCCAAACCCGAAGTAACGTCCCCCAAAACGCCGCGTGTGCCCGACGGCTCCACCGCAGCCAACACGTTCTGCCCCCCAGGCAGCGGCGCGTTGGTCGGACGcgcaggggaagaggagggagcaaAGGGAGCTTCCACAGCACCTCTGCAGCCGGACTGTGTGCccagggaagagaggagcagcCACCGCAGCGCTCGGCCTCGCTCCACATCGTCCCATCCTGTGGGCGTGCAACCATGGGCAGGCTGCCGTGCCTACAGGAGACGACGGTTTCTCCGCAGCTTAATGCAGAGATCTGACTTCCCAAGGGCACGAGCCTCTCAGCTGGCTGCCGTGGGAGTCTTAAAGTTTTTGTGCTGCAGATTTGCAGCGAAATACCATTTTTCAGATACATTAattgagagaggagaaaaaaattggtGACCTGGGACTGAAGAAACTCGAAGAGAGCTGCGACAGTAAATATTTCCACTTCCAGCAGGTTTGTACATTCAGAAACATTTGCCTTTCCCTACTGTGACAAATAAGTTTACCAAATATAGCTTAATTACCTGCACAGCATGAGACAAATCTGACACCAAACAGTGCCTCAGCTTCTCATCACTTCCTATTCCTTGCAAAACAAAGTCAGGGACATAAGATGAACAGTAGCCACCTAGTAAGGATCTTCCAAAATTGGCAATACTGGGCTGGACAGAGTTCACTTCAACTAATTTTGACCTGCAAGAAAGGCGTATCAAAGAGATGCACAGCAGTAAACAACAAATTCAGCTTACAGAGAGGCTGCATTTCACATTTATCGTATCTCCTCTAACTTCCGttcaagcactttttaaaaagagagattttaCAGTCAGCTTTTGCAGTCAGCCCATCGTGGAAGAAAAGGGTAAGAGCCAAGATCTCAATgcacaattaatatttttttccagaccaCTGATCTCTCTATATTCTTTTACAACCAGCAAGCTCAGGAGACACTTTTCCAACCACTGATGCCAAGTTAGGCCACATTCCTCCAAACATGTGACATAAGAAAAGGCTCTATCTTTTTCAGGCTCTATTCCTGCTGAACAGTACTTACCCAGGGAAGGGAATCTCATATTCTTCTGCCCAgtcctcctgctctcctccatAATAGTTACCGCTTGGTCTAGTTAGATCATGACCTGTATCCTCACTTTCGCTGTCGCCCAGGGCACTGTCTGAACTCTCATTTCTTGGAATGTCCCAATCAATTCCCGGGGCGACTTTTTTCTCTACGTTTTCTCTGTCCCCATGGGGGACGCGAATAgagattttctctctttggtCCTGCTCATTAAAGCAGTTTTTGTAGGTCTCTTGTCGAACAGAGTCCATGAATTTACAAAATTCGCTAGGCGGTTTGCTAGTCTTTGTACACAGCTTTTTAGAAAACTCTAAACTACTGTTGTGAGCAAGAAGGCCTGTAGCTGCTTGCCCTGGAATATCGTCAATAGTCCGGGTTTCAACTGAACTGTCATCAGTAAAATATTCGTCAAACAGACTCATGCTCTCAGCGTTGTACGGATTTGGATTCCAGCTCTGATGCTCACTAGCAACTTGAGGAAAGGGTTCAGCTGTCCCACAGTCTCTATTTTGGTCCTCAACAGTTTGTTTAGCTTCACAGTTCTGATCAGCAGACACTCCTTCCTCCGTCGCTGGCGGGCTGTGATGCCTGGCAATTTGTTCCACTACTGCCTGACTTCTGAGTTCGATGTCTGAGTCGGGTGACATGGAATCTCCGATGAGGAAAGTCACCTTCGTCTGAGCTTCAGCAGCTCCACAAGGAAACGCGTCGCAGAAGAGCTTATCCGGCGGCTTCTTCTCCACAGCGATTCCGGGTGACCTCGTCACGCTGACCGCCTGGCTGCCCGATTCCAGCGAGTCTTCGTTCCTCCACGCGTTTGCTGTTGGCTCCAAACCAGATTCCGTCACCACGTGTTTTTCTGGTGAAGCTGACCCTGCGCACACCACGGTCTCTAGTTTTGTGTCCAGGCAGGGTCTCGGTTGCTTACCATCAGCAGCATCTTCCTGGCAGTCGTCAGGAACAATAGTTCTGTTCTCATCCGAAGAAGACTCCAGCTCTACCTTAGGAGTGTTCTGTGTGTCTTCTCTCTCTTGCTGTGAAACGCCTTCTATGTTCTGTGCGAGGGAAATCGGACATTTGCAATATTTACAGCTACAGTTAGAAGTTCTCATTTCCTCAGACTCTGTCGGTAGCAAGTTGCCCCTGTTCTTGTGCATTGTGACAAGCACATACTCAGATTCTTCTACTTCTCCTTTCTCCAGCGTGGTGGTTATAACAGTTCCAGGCATGACAATGGCTTCGTCTTCCCCATTTTCTAGAAGATGCGTCTCTTGAAGTTCAGAGCATCTGATGAAGTAAGTGAGGAAATAAAGCAATCTCTGTACCAGGTCATGCCTTTTGCCAACCACAACTGTTTTTGCTAATCTCACAGGTGATCCAATAGCCCCATACAGGTCACCTAGAACAGGAAACAGACAATTAttttgcatctttaaaaacacattactCTTCTAACAGACAACTGTCGTGGCCAGTTTTCAAAGGCCAGGTCTACAACAGAAAAATACTAAAGCAGAAGAGCGAGGACAGCTAGGCTAGCGTTTTGTTTTCAATACAGGGAATCCCAAAGATGCTGTTGGCATCGTATGTAAGGTGACACGCTGGTCTGGGAGACATCTGATCTCACAGATTAGGGAGTATTCACAGCACCTAACTGCAGGGCCTCACTTTGGAGGGTCGTCTCCTGGGCTCCTTATATAGCCACGGGAGAGAGGAGGCATCTGCTCTGAATTGCCCTGTCTGGAAACTGGGCTGAGCTTTTACCCCCCAAGAGAAAGCTGTAAGGAGAAACAAACCCGTGCCAAGAACGAGGGCACGAAGCGACAGTGGCGGGTGCATAGCTGAAGCCAaccttcctctcctgcctccccctgAGCTCTACTATGGGTTGGATGGGTTGTTCTGACCATACTCCAGGTTCACCTAGGGAAGTGCCTGGACACGTGTTGTTCTGGAGGTATCGGGGCACTGCACGAATGCAGGGACAGGGGCACAAGGGATCCCAGAGGCCTTGAGAGGCAACCTAACCACCTAATCTTGAGTTCCATGAGCTCAAACAATTCTTCCTGCCAACTCCCCGCCACCCCTGCTTACACCAGAACAGGACAACCTCACTAaactttcctttcccctccctaaCCGAATTCCATGAGAGTTTGTGTGCAGAGCAGGACAATCTGACCAGCGAGAAGGAAGCTCATCTCCTCTTCTCCACGTAGCAATCAGAAGACAGCATGACTAGCTACCCCATCGCCGAGG
This window contains:
- the FNIP1 gene encoding folliculin-interacting protein 1 isoform X3, with amino-acid sequence MPPTLFQKLFNKKHGLISPARDARDDCVFSWPLPEFDPSQIRLIVYQDCERRGRNVLFDSSAKRKIEDVSVSKLCSDAQVRVFGKCCQLKPGGDSSSSLDSSINSSSSFSDPKEQCPKYQGSRCSSDANMLGEMMFGSVAMSYKGSTLKIHQIRSPPQLMLSKVFTARTGSSIYGSLNTLQDSLEFINQDSNTLKPDHSTIMNGLLGNIVHSNPMDMPGREQNEDRDSGIARSASLSSLLITPFPSPGSSFNKSCASSYQRRWRRSQTTSLENGVFPRWSMDESFNLSDDSSGPSPGIVRKKKIAIGVIFSLSRDEDENNKFNEFFFSHFPLFESHMNKLKSAIEQAMKMSRRSADASQRSLAYNRIVDALNEFRTTICNLYTMPRIGEPVWLTMMSGTPEKNQLCHRFMKEFTFLMENASKNQFLPALLTAVLTNHLAWVPTVMPNGQPPIRIFLEKHSSQSVDMLAKTHPYNPLWAQLGDLYGAIGSPVRLAKTVVVGKRHDLVQRLLYFLTYFIRCSELQETHLLENGEDEAIVMPGTVITTTLEKGEVEESEYVLVTMHKNRGNLLPTESEEMRTSNCSCKYCKCPISLAQNIEGVSQQEREDTQNTPKVELESSSDENRTIVPDDCQEDAADGKQPRPCLDTKLETVVCAGSASPEKHVVTESGLEPTANAWRNEDSLESGSQAVSVTRSPGIAVEKKPPDKLFCDAFPCGAAEAQTKVTFLIGDSMSPDSDIELRSQAVVEQIARHHSPPATEEGVSADQNCEAKQTVEDQNRDCGTAEPFPQVASEHQSWNPNPYNAESMSLFDEYFTDDSSVETRTIDDIPGQAATGLLAHNSSLEFSKKLCTKTSKPPSEFCKFMDSVRQETYKNCFNEQDQREKISIRVPHGDRENVEKKVAPGIDWDIPRNESSDSALGDSESEDTGHDLTRPSGNYYGGEQEDWAEEYEIPFPGSKLVEVNSVQPSIANFGRSLLGGYCSSYVPDFVLQGIGSDEKLRHCLVSDLSHAVQHPVLDEPIAEAVCIIADTDKWTVQVASSQRRMIDNKLGKEVLVSSLVSNLLHSTLQLYKHNLSPNFCVMHLEDRLQELYFKSKMLSEYLKGQMRVHVKELGVVLGIESSDLPLLAAVASTHSPYVAQILL
- the FNIP1 gene encoding folliculin-interacting protein 1 isoform X2, which encodes MLPSWPLPEFDPSQIRLIVYQDCERRGRNVLFDSSAKRKIEDVSVSKLCSDAQVRVFGKCCQLKPGGDSSSSLDSSINSSSSFSDPKEQCPKYQGSRCSSDANMLGEMMFGSVAMSYKGSTLKIHQIRSPPQLMLSKVFTARTGSSIYGSLNTLQDSLEFINQDSNTLKPDHSTIMNGLLGNIGLSQLCSPRRAFSEQGPLRLIRSASFFAVHSNPMDMPGREQNEDRDSGIARSASLSSLLITPFPSPGSSFNKSCASSYQRRWRRSQTTSLENGVFPRWSMDESFNLSDDSSGPSPGIVRKKKIAIGVIFSLSRDEDENNKFNEFFFSHFPLFESHMNKLKSAIEQAMKMSRRSADASQRSLAYNRIVDALNEFRTTICNLYTMPRIGEPVWLTMMSGTPEKNQLCHRFMKEFTFLMENASKNQFLPALLTAVLTNHLAWVPTVMPNGQPPIRIFLEKHSSQSVDMLAKTHPYNPLWAQLGDLYGAIGSPVRLAKTVVVGKRHDLVQRLLYFLTYFIRCSELQETHLLENGEDEAIVMPGTVITTTLEKGEVEESEYVLVTMHKNRGNLLPTESEEMRTSNCSCKYCKCPISLAQNIEGVSQQEREDTQNTPKVELESSSDENRTIVPDDCQEDAADGKQPRPCLDTKLETVVCAGSASPEKHVVTESGLEPTANAWRNEDSLESGSQAVSVTRSPGIAVEKKPPDKLFCDAFPCGAAEAQTKVTFLIGDSMSPDSDIELRSQAVVEQIARHHSPPATEEGVSADQNCEAKQTVEDQNRDCGTAEPFPQVASEHQSWNPNPYNAESMSLFDEYFTDDSSVETRTIDDIPGQAATGLLAHNSSLEFSKKLCTKTSKPPSEFCKFMDSVRQETYKNCFNEQDQREKISIRVPHGDRENVEKKVAPGIDWDIPRNESSDSALGDSESEDTGHDLTRPSGNYYGGEQEDWAEEYEIPFPGSKLVEVNSVQPSIANFGRSLLGGYCSSYVPDFVLQGIGSDEKLRHCLVSDLSHAVQHPVLDEPIAEAVCIIADTDKWTVQVASSQRRMIDNKLGKEVLVSSLVSNLLHSTLQLYKHNLSPNFCVMHLEDRLQELYFKSKMLSEYLKGQMRVHVKELGVVLGIESSDLPLLAAVASTHSPYVAQILL
- the FNIP1 gene encoding folliculin-interacting protein 1 isoform X1, with the protein product MPPTLFQKLFNKKHGLISPARDARDDCVFSWPLPEFDPSQIRLIVYQDCERRGRNVLFDSSAKRKIEDVSVSKLCSDAQVRVFGKCCQLKPGGDSSSSLDSSINSSSSFSDPKEQCPKYQGSRCSSDANMLGEMMFGSVAMSYKGSTLKIHQIRSPPQLMLSKVFTARTGSSIYGSLNTLQDSLEFINQDSNTLKPDHSTIMNGLLGNIGLSQLCSPRRAFSEQGPLRLIRSASFFAVHSNPMDMPGREQNEDRDSGIARSASLSSLLITPFPSPGSSFNKSCASSYQRRWRRSQTTSLENGVFPRWSMDESFNLSDDSSGPSPGIVRKKKIAIGVIFSLSRDEDENNKFNEFFFSHFPLFESHMNKLKSAIEQAMKMSRRSADASQRSLAYNRIVDALNEFRTTICNLYTMPRIGEPVWLTMMSGTPEKNQLCHRFMKEFTFLMENASKNQFLPALLTAVLTNHLAWVPTVMPNGQPPIRIFLEKHSSQSVDMLAKTHPYNPLWAQLGDLYGAIGSPVRLAKTVVVGKRHDLVQRLLYFLTYFIRCSELQETHLLENGEDEAIVMPGTVITTTLEKGEVEESEYVLVTMHKNRGNLLPTESEEMRTSNCSCKYCKCPISLAQNIEGVSQQEREDTQNTPKVELESSSDENRTIVPDDCQEDAADGKQPRPCLDTKLETVVCAGSASPEKHVVTESGLEPTANAWRNEDSLESGSQAVSVTRSPGIAVEKKPPDKLFCDAFPCGAAEAQTKVTFLIGDSMSPDSDIELRSQAVVEQIARHHSPPATEEGVSADQNCEAKQTVEDQNRDCGTAEPFPQVASEHQSWNPNPYNAESMSLFDEYFTDDSSVETRTIDDIPGQAATGLLAHNSSLEFSKKLCTKTSKPPSEFCKFMDSVRQETYKNCFNEQDQREKISIRVPHGDRENVEKKVAPGIDWDIPRNESSDSALGDSESEDTGHDLTRPSGNYYGGEQEDWAEEYEIPFPGSKLVEVNSVQPSIANFGRSLLGGYCSSYVPDFVLQGIGSDEKLRHCLVSDLSHAVQHPVLDEPIAEAVCIIADTDKWTVQVASSQRRMIDNKLGKEVLVSSLVSNLLHSTLQLYKHNLSPNFCVMHLEDRLQELYFKSKMLSEYLKGQMRVHVKELGVVLGIESSDLPLLAAVASTHSPYVAQILL